The following proteins are co-located in the Haloterrigena sp. KLK7 genome:
- a CDS encoding PAS domain S-box protein, whose translation MESGSPSAPSSGEDGDATDSPALKTDGLLEAAGVAYFQATAAGTITGVNGAFIRLTGYTRTELRDRSFDALLDDKTSLESLIATLDEGDPSPVSTTASIRTTTEVVPCTVHLQRRSPGDGADRESEIVGIVTQRSPETETPSAAADTESGLAYGRTFEALANALPDGIIVLDTNSDIQYANPAVERILGHDPDELVGSSKVNIIPPRLRQAHLDALQNYLETGERNLNWTYVELPGQHKSGHEVPLGVSLNDFTYDGDRYFVGLFRDISPRKEAERTLKAKVAQLESIAYLGRHALEEGDADDLLEKATELASAALEVDCCVAFEYDSIGTAPGTVGSGAPTTDVGIRAAGSDGDAFRVRATTDCDEALLERECERSASTESLAGATLASDEPIVVEDVATDDRIDAPHLSDEGIHSGLGVTIGPITDPWGVLVAYDGRNGEFADHDVDFLESAATIIATALERQAYERQLSETVDELEASNERLEQFAYAASHDLQEPLRMVSSYLGLVESRYADELDDDAMEFIEFAVDGAERMREMIDGLLEYSRIDTQGEPFEPVDLETVLEDVLTDLQMMLEESDAEITAESLPTVRGDPTQLRQLLQNLLSNAIEYSGDEPPRVHLAAERCGRRWRVSVEDDGIGIDPADADRIFQVFQRLHSREEYDGTGIGLALCRRIVERHGGEIWVDSEPGEGATFSFTLPRADADA comes from the coding sequence ATGGAATCCGGCTCGCCAAGTGCTCCGTCGTCCGGTGAGGACGGAGACGCTACCGATTCACCCGCCCTCAAGACGGACGGACTGCTCGAGGCGGCCGGTGTCGCCTACTTCCAAGCGACCGCGGCCGGAACGATCACCGGTGTCAACGGCGCTTTCATTCGACTGACGGGTTATACGCGGACCGAACTTCGAGACCGGTCGTTCGACGCGCTGCTGGACGACAAAACGTCTCTGGAGTCGCTCATTGCGACCCTCGACGAGGGAGACCCGTCGCCGGTATCGACGACAGCGTCGATCCGAACGACGACGGAGGTCGTTCCCTGTACCGTTCATCTCCAGCGACGATCGCCGGGAGACGGTGCCGACCGAGAATCGGAGATCGTCGGCATCGTCACCCAACGGAGCCCCGAGACCGAGACGCCGTCGGCGGCGGCGGACACCGAGTCCGGACTCGCCTACGGTCGGACGTTCGAAGCGCTGGCCAACGCGCTCCCCGACGGTATCATCGTCCTCGATACGAACAGCGACATCCAGTACGCCAACCCCGCCGTCGAACGGATTCTCGGCCACGACCCGGACGAACTCGTCGGCTCGAGCAAGGTCAACATCATCCCGCCGCGGCTGCGACAGGCCCACCTCGACGCCCTGCAGAACTACCTCGAGACCGGCGAGCGGAACTTGAACTGGACCTACGTGGAGCTGCCCGGACAGCACAAGTCGGGCCACGAGGTCCCGCTGGGCGTCTCGCTCAACGACTTCACCTACGACGGCGACCGCTACTTCGTCGGGCTCTTCCGGGACATCTCGCCGCGAAAGGAGGCCGAACGGACGCTCAAGGCCAAGGTCGCCCAGCTCGAGTCGATCGCCTACCTCGGCCGCCACGCGCTCGAGGAGGGCGACGCCGACGACCTCCTCGAGAAGGCCACCGAACTGGCCAGCGCGGCCCTCGAGGTCGACTGCTGCGTCGCCTTCGAGTACGACAGCATCGGAACCGCCCCCGGGACGGTCGGATCGGGCGCTCCGACGACCGACGTCGGCATCCGGGCGGCCGGCTCCGACGGCGACGCCTTTCGGGTTCGCGCGACCACCGACTGCGACGAGGCCCTGCTCGAACGCGAGTGCGAGCGATCGGCGTCGACCGAGTCGCTGGCCGGCGCCACGCTCGCGTCGGACGAACCGATCGTCGTCGAGGACGTCGCGACCGACGACCGGATCGACGCGCCCCACCTGTCCGACGAGGGGATCCACAGCGGGCTCGGCGTGACGATCGGCCCGATCACCGACCCGTGGGGGGTCCTCGTCGCCTACGACGGCCGGAACGGGGAGTTCGCCGACCACGACGTCGACTTCCTCGAGAGCGCCGCGACGATCATCGCGACCGCGCTCGAACGCCAGGCGTACGAACGCCAACTGAGCGAGACGGTCGACGAGCTCGAGGCCTCGAACGAACGGCTCGAGCAGTTCGCCTACGCGGCCAGTCACGACCTGCAGGAACCGCTGCGGATGGTCTCGAGCTATCTGGGATTGGTCGAGAGTCGGTACGCCGACGAGCTCGACGACGACGCGATGGAGTTCATCGAGTTCGCGGTCGACGGCGCCGAGCGCATGCGCGAGATGATCGACGGGTTGCTCGAGTACTCCCGGATCGACACGCAGGGGGAACCGTTCGAGCCCGTCGATCTCGAGACCGTCCTCGAGGACGTCCTGACGGACCTGCAGATGATGCTCGAGGAGTCCGACGCGGAGATCACCGCCGAGTCGCTGCCGACCGTCCGCGGCGATCCCACGCAGCTCCGGCAGTTACTGCAGAACCTGCTGTCGAACGCGATCGAGTACTCGGGGGACGAGCCGCCGCGGGTGCACCTCGCGGCCGAACGGTGTGGCCGAAGGTGGCGGGTCTCGGTCGAAGACGACGGGATCGGGATCGATCCCGCGGACGCCGACCGGATCTTTCAGGTGTTCCAGCGGCTGCACAGCCGCGAGGAGTACGACGGCACCGGCATCGGGCTGGCGCTCTGTCGGCGCATCGTCGAGCGCCACGGCGGCGAGATCTGGGTCGACTCCGAACCCGGCGAGGGGGCGACGTTCTCGTTTACGCTGCCTCGAGCCGACGCGGACGCGTAG